The Synechococcus sp. BL107 nucleotide sequence AATTTCCTCTTCTGTTGGCTTCCGACCGAATTCCTGGGACAAAACCTTGGTGGTCTTCTTGATCCTCGAGATCGTTTCGTAAAGGTGAACAGGTAGGCGAATCGTCCGGCTTTGGTCGGCGATCGCCCGTGTGATCGCCTGACGAATCCACCAAGTGGCGTAGGTGGAGAATTTGTAACCCTTTTCGTGATCGAATTTTTCAGCGGCGCGGATCAGGCCAAGGCTGCCCTCTTGAATCAGGTCCTGGAAACTCAGGCCTCGATTCATATATTTCTTGGCAATCGACACCACAAGGCGCAGGTTGGACTGCACCATTTTTTCCTTGGCTCGTCGGCCCAGCATCAAGCGGCGGCGGAAGCGAATGAGCGGCATTTCAACGAGTGCTGCCCACTCCTTTTTGTCGGGCTCACGACCGTTGTCGCTTTCAAATTGTGCGGCCAGCTCTTCGAGGTAAAGAAGGTCTGCAATTTTGCGGGCCAGTTCGATCTCTTCGTCAGGTCGCAAGAGGCGAATTCGTCCGATTTCCTGCAGGTACACACGAATCGAATCTTCGGTGTAGACCCCCTTCGGACCGATTTTGATGCTGGCCAGAGCCTTCGCTTTGGCTTCTTTTTCTGCAGTGGCAGCTTTGGCTTTTTCCTCTGCTGTGAGTTCTGGGGCTGCAGTTTTGGCTTTTGTTGTGGCTGCTTTCTTCGCTGTTGTTTTTTTAGCCGCGCTCTTCACAGTCGTCGCTTTTTTGGCTGCTTTTTTCGTTGTCCCTTCAGCCGCTTTGGTGCTGGTATCTGCATTGGCGAGGAGTTCGTCCGCTGCAGCGCTCAAATCCTCAG carries:
- the rpoD gene encoding RNA polymerase sigma factor RpoD, translating into MTPAATKSAKPDIVLMANAEGQVKNLVPIAKSPAKKAPARKRKANSSAEDLSAAADELLANADTSTKAAEGTTKKAAKKATTVKSAAKKTTAKKAATTKAKTAAPELTAEEKAKAATAEKEAKAKALASIKIGPKGVYTEDSIRVYLQEIGRIRLLRPDEEIELARKIADLLYLEELAAQFESDNGREPDKKEWAALVEMPLIRFRRRLMLGRRAKEKMVQSNLRLVVSIAKKYMNRGLSFQDLIQEGSLGLIRAAEKFDHEKGYKFSTYATWWIRQAITRAIADQSRTIRLPVHLYETISRIKKTTKVLSQEFGRKPTEEEIAESMEMTIEKLRFIAKSAQLPISLETPIGKEEDSRLGDFIEADIENPEQDVAKNLLREDLEGVLATLSPRERDVLRLRYGLDDGRMKTLEEIGQIFDVTRERIRQIEAKALRKLRHPNRNGVLKEYIK